The genomic stretch CGAGCATGCGCCCACGGCGGACAAGCTTCAGAAAGTTGGGAGGAAAGATTCTACCTCATCGTCTAGCAACAGAAATTCAGAGGATGCAGCGCCATCCAACTACCGCCACGTCCCTCAGTTTGCTGCTTCGCAGTTTGCCCGGACGACTACCACCGAGACGGTAACGGAGAAGCATCTCCTACACAAGTTGTCCAGGCAGGCCATGAAATTCCACATGCAAGGCCCCAATGCAATGGCTAGCATGGTGGCCTCGGACCTGACACCCTCTGAGCAGAACAAGGCACTCAGAAGAGTGCAGAGTATGAGAGAGCGACAATACGAGAGGAACCAGTTTCAGCACAATCATACACTCGCCACTACGGCCGAGATTGACGAGAagccagcatcttcagctaTTGCTCATACATTCCAAGAACATCGCAAATCCAAAGACGAGCCAGACAAGGTGTTGCGGAGGAGAAGCGTCGGTGCTATCCTCGGTATGATGATATCAGCAGATCCCGAACCCGCCAGAGCATCATTGTCCTCTGCAGAGAATCAATCAGTTGCCAATCACTCTGATGTTCTGCCAGTCAATGCCGATGAGCACCGCGTGGATTGGACTCAGAGTGACGAAGTCGCCAtccttcagcagcagcaacagaaGCAACAGCCTCAACAACAACCACAGCAACCGCAACAGCCAATTAAAGCTACTACAAGCCAAAATGCGTTGCGCAAGTCTGAATCGAGGTGGGCTTTGCGAACCAAGCTCGGAAACCTTGGCAAGAAAAGCGACAAACTTTCTTCACCGACGGAAGAGAAGGACGAAGAGTCGCCCGTCGAAGCACCCAAATCTCCCCTTGCGAAAGCAGGAGGACTATTTGCACGATTTAAGCGTTAGCCTTGTTTATTTGGCAAAGCCGAAAGAACTACATATCCACCACACATGGGGGACGAAGGGATTCAATATGTACCTTGAATAATCTGATTGGATGATTAATGATTGAGAGAATGATGTAATGATAATATATGTTGGGTGTATACATCGGTAATGGAGAGAGATGGCTGCTGTTGTATATGATTGTGAGATGGTAAAAGGAAGCGAGTCGATGTATGTTGTATACCTAGGGAAGTTTTGTTTTTATATCGGCCAAGATCATTATACCCCGAAAAAGTCGCATAAGCCTCGCTCTCAAGCCTATGTTTTTCAATAAATGTAACGTATTTTCAGCAAATTTATTTCGTGTCCTTTGTTGCACATCTTATTGATTTCGTCGATCCTCTGCCAGCAGACGCTCGATGAGAGCAGTGTCCTGCTCGGCAATCTGGCGCTGCACATAGGCCACAGCATCGTTCCTATCATTTGTCTGGTTCATAATATGCAGTATCAGCTCCGTGTACTCGCGGATCGcctcgccgtcctcgccgcTCGCCTTTCTCGCCCTTCGCAGCGCAGCCTTGCCGTTCTTGATGCCAATGTCGTGGTTCCACTGGCCCTTGACACCGTTGTGGTAACTATTCGCGGGGAGACCCTTCATCAGGGAGGCCGGTATGGCTTTGGAAGCGGCGTCTGGGGATTCTGGCGGGGGCTGGGTGGCATTGTGGATCTCGAGCAGCTGGTTTGGCAGGTTTGGGTATTTcttgaagaggagctggagcttgtctGAGGTGGCGAGGGCGCTGAAGGGATTTGAGGGATCGatgggtgctgctgctgctgctggtggaggaggcgcaTTTGGGGTCTGGTCTGCtggcttttcttgctttgGAGCATCGGGAGGGTGGTTTTGCTGATGGGTTTTGCTGCATGGGACTGAACAACTGTAACGACGAGTTAGACCATTGTTCTATACTGACTTTTCTCTATCTGTCTTTACAAACACAGAAACATGATAGCGCAAAGAGAGACCGATTCATTGGGGAAGACGTACTATGGAAGCCGACACCGCGAGCACTTGTATTTGCCAGGCTTGATCTCGCAAACACCACAAAGGTTAGCATTGGCCTTGCGCGCTGAAGGCGCCTGCGCCGTCGCCGCAACAacatcgccgtcgtcgttgcCGTTCTGCTGGTTTGCTTCTGCGTTCGCGTCTGACACGTGCGCTTGCTGGCCACTCGAGCTGGAGACTGGGTTCTTCTCGTCTACAGAGCTCGCGGCGGCCTCGACGCCGGGCATCTCCGCGGTAGCTGAAGAGGTAGAGCTCATG from Trichoderma atroviride chromosome 3, complete sequence encodes the following:
- a CDS encoding uncharacterized protein (EggNog:ENOG41) produces the protein MFYETHYVHDVKMAAHQPMPYRGPVKGSSRNQASKQSRQSKALDPEDLTRRLQVVLAEQRAVAERKKRARAAVEAERQANAAAAARNASVLHPGQHGIPLGPTAPSTLIQKKQVTASKSHGKLISRDSSEHAPTADKLQKVGRKDSTSSSSNRNSEDAAPSNYRHVPQFAASQFARTTTTETVTEKHLLHKLSRQAMKFHMQGPNAMASMVASDLTPSEQNKALRRVQSMRERQYERNQFQHNHTLATTAEIDEKPASSAIAHTFQEHRKSKDEPDKVLRRRSVGAILGMMISADPEPARASLSSAENQSVANHSDVLPVNADEHRVDWTQSDEVAILQQQQQKQQPQQQPQQPQQPIKATTSQNALRKSESRWALRTKLGNLGKKSDKLSSPTEEKDEESPVEAPKSPLAKAGGLFARFKR
- a CDS encoding uncharacterized protein (EggNog:ENOG41), giving the protein MAPEALHDEADMSSTSSATAEMPGVEAAASSVDEKNPVSSSSGQQAHVSDANAEANQQNGNDDGDVVAATAQAPSARKANANLCGVCEIKPGKYKCSRCRLPYCSVPCSKTHQQNHPPDAPKQEKPADQTPNAPPPPAAAAAPIDPSNPFSALATSDKLQLLFKKYPNLPNQLLEIHNATQPPPESPDAASKAIPASLMKGLPANSYHNGVKGQWNHDIGIKNGKAALRRARKASGEDGEAIREYTELILHIMNQTNDRNDAVAYVQRQIAEQDTALIERLLAEDRRNQ